The Arachis ipaensis cultivar K30076 chromosome B05, Araip1.1, whole genome shotgun sequence nucleotide sequence AACTGGATGCTGGACCTATTATTGCTAGCGAAACCGTTGAAGTTGATGATCAAATAAAGGTATGATTTTCTGGCTTCTCTTTGTGCTACAAAAGTTGTCAATGTGATGCCATGAGCTTATTACTTTATCTATGGAAAAGATTAATGCCCTTATATTTAATATCTTTAGGCCTAGTTGTTTTGAGAGCTTTAGCAGTTGGTTTCAGTGAGAAATACTGGATGCTGGTGCATATTATGTTCATGGTATTGGTTATTTGCTCTTTTACCATATTAAATCAGAACATATAGTAAGTTTTATTTAGGCCTTCACATTTTCTACTGATGAAATTTGCTAAGTTTATATTGACAGAAATACACAAACATATATACAAAAAGTACACTGTAATATTTTCATGTTGTTCCTATTTGTAGCTGTATTGTTTTTGTCCAGTCATTGTGGTACAAGGCAGCTACTGCTTTTTTTCTCCTTGCTTTTGACAAATCTTTAGATATCTATGTAGGCACCCAATTTGCTTGAGCTCCTCTTTTATAAAGGCAAGTTATGCTTTGCATTCCACTGATCATTTTTCCTATGCTGTAGTAATTATTCTTATTCAGACATTTGCAAGTTTTGGTTACCGAATGAATTCATATCTTCATTTGATGAAACAGGTTCCGAACTTCTGATTAGGGAACTTCCTTCTATATTTGATGGATCAGCAAGTGTTAATGCACAACCTCAAGATCATTCCAAGGCTACACTGGCTCCAAAGGTAGTGTTAGTCCTGCTTCTGTTACTTGGTCCGAAATAGATATGAGTTGTCCCATCGATATTATATCAGATAATATAGGATTCATCGGCTTTATTTTGATGTTGCATATAAGATATCCCTCTTATTCTGGTTTTGCTACTTTATGCAGATAAGCCAAGATGAGTCGTGGCTAGTCTTTGATCAAGAAGCATCGGTTCTACATAATAAGGTAAACTTCATGATCTTAATTGAACTGTTGCAGTTGTGACATAAAACAATTTTAGGTTCGTGCGTTTTCAGGATGGCCGGGAACAAGAGCGAAAGTTCAAGTAGTGGAGAAAAATGGTGAACAGAAAACTTTGGATATGAAAATTATAACCACCCGAGTTCGCAGTCACGAAAGCGTACCGTCCAATGAAGCAGATGACATTGCATTTGTCGAGGGGGCATTGGTGTTTCCATGTGGAAAGGGCACCAACCTTGAGGTATGTCTCGCAATCATGATTGAAGTTTCTTAGCCGAAGCTGGTTTACTTTATATCTTCTTTAATAGGAAAATCGCAATGCAATATTTAGTATAGTTCATTCATGAGCGCTGATAAAAAAGTTGCTATTTGATGAAATTTCAGTCATATTGCACTATGTTGCATCTTAAGACTAATAAAAACAATATACACTTTACAATAACAATTAGTGTTGGTTGTAATGGTAATGTCTCAACACAGAATCTCTCTAATTTAGTAATTCTGTATTTATATATTGAAACTTCTGAAGATACTGTAatgttcttttcttcatttcatGATTAACAAGCATTGAGGAAATACTGCTGTTTTATAATATGAAAATGCACTTTTTCACACAAATTTAGCATATCTTTGTGTCTGCAATCAATTATACCCTCAAATTCAACATCTTCATTCTGAATTCAGTGATGTTGTACCCTTCAGGTGTTGGAACTTCAACTTCCAGGAAAAAAGGTAGTAACTGCAGCTGCTTTTTGGAATGGACTGAGGGGCCAGAAGCTAAAGAAATTATGAGACATGGTTTTGTCACACACAAAGTTGTTTAGGAAAATTGATTCATTTTCTTTTAGTcaaattattttttcttctttgtccATTTTTTGTATGATTTATTATGTATAAGAAACTTTCAACATCTGTGATTCTCTTTAGGAAGTGAGCTTCTCAACTTggcataaattttttttgtgtctGTAATTTAAAGTATACACCCTCACCCTTTATACCATGATGATGGTCACTTTatgagtttttattttattttattttatattaacttaGATGTTAAGTTCCctcaaaatttaataaatttgagTTAGTTAATGTAGTTATCCAACAAAGCAAGAAACTTCATTGCCATAAATATTTATAAGTACAATCAATTAGTCATAAACTTTTTTAACTTTCCGTTGATGTTTTATCTTGCTTTTTTGATTTGTTAAAACCTTAAACTAAATGACATAATAAGGTATTAAATACGAAAGTATGGATTAATTGTCAGTAGTTGCTTAATCAATTCAACTACTTAGCTTCAACTTTTAGAGCCCGTTTGGGAAGTAGCAGAAGctacttttttttacttttggatTATGAAAAGTCATAATTTACGTGTTTGGCACCATTTTAAAAAAAGCTTTTAACTTCTCGAAAAGTTAATTTACAGCTTTTTGAAGAAGTAGAAATATATGACTTCTCGGCTTTTTGATAAGTCATTctaccacttttttttttttttaaattaatttcaaaacaaaaaaaatctactCTGAAAAATATTGACTCTTCACCACCATTTTCACTCAAGGTCTGCTAGAAGCATTGGCCTTCCACCATCATTCCACCATCATTCTCATGCAATGTTCCAAACCTCACCATCATTTTCACGTAATGATTCATCTGATGAAAGTATTGATCCTCTACCACCATTTTCATTTTCAGACAATATTGCATCTGAAGAACAACCTACTGCATATATTCCTTCTAAGTATTTTTTTACCATTTTAtcactctattttttattattaaatttgtatttaactgtggtatgaaattttagttttaattttatttttttcacatgtgAGTTTATAGCTTGctattattttcatagttaattatagcaagttcttgacctcaataaaggagaagggagttctaataggagtaaaataaaaaacagcaacaaaatatacattgacacattttatagttattttttattttcacctaccatatcatgCACAATATTAGTGATTAGATTAGgtaaaatcaacattcaatattggaaaatatttgttatcatcgttattttaatattcatcctcttttgtaaaaaaaaaattattttttgagttatttatccaaacactATAACTtcaaaataagtacttttataactaaaaatccaaacacaaaataacttatttataagctactattaataaaagtcattatgctttaagctctttttccaaaagaacttatttaagttatttacccAAACTGGACCTTAAGCATTGTAACTAATTTTAGCTAATATAAAGTGGGGGGTAACTATCATAGTTAAGTTGTTAGGGCTGTTATGACATTAAATTTCATATAGAAAAAATCCAATCCTAAttgaattgttaattgttatttaaaGTGAAACCCTGAAACCCCCTAACTAAATCGCGATAATTGTAATTTGTatgtatttttatgtaaaaaattatacaaatacTTGATCATATATGATCATATTAGAGATAATTTtgtcaatgagttataactcaaatgacataatctcttcATATTCATCTAACTATCTAAGAAATTGTAGATTTGAATTTtcctatttttgataaaaaaaaatattaaagataattttaaattACACAATAttaaagataagatttttatagatatgataaagattttataagattttaaaaaaaataaagatgaaaaaaGATCAAGTTGTTAACTCGGAGAGACCTATAAAAAGGAGACGTAGGCGTGTGTTACATTCATTCTTTGTTTATTGATTTGAGGGGCAGCAACTTCTCTTCGTTGTTCTCTGAacccttctctcttctctctctctctctctcttcgatcTCCCCTCAGCCTTGCAGGTAACCCTAgttccctttctctctctttttcattCAATTCCATCGCTGTTTTTCTTCGTTCTATTTCCTATGCCTAGATCTAATTGAAGTCACATAGTCCGTCAttattcatcaataatcatcattaaTATTCATCTCTTTACGTTATTGACTTTGATGCGATCAGTTTCGGTTCAGAATAATAATCTTCTTAGCATGTCTTATGTTTCTCGATTTATCTATTTCAACGATCTGTATGTTATctagttagtttagtttttttttttttaattcgatGAAAACATGTATAGATTATAATGATtgcttgtttcttttgttaattgcttTGCAGTTGtgttaataattaatattaataattagtATCTATTGTGGCTTAtctgtttgatagaatgtttggCTTTCGTTTTGCTTAGCACCAAACCGTTCTGTTGAGAAAAAGTTAACCATAGTTTGGAGCTATGCAAAGTGGAAATTGAGTTGAGATAGCAACATACTTTAGGTATTAATTATTGACATTATGCATATTGGCCTTGTTAATGTTGGCATAGGACTCCTGCATTCTGCGATAGCAGTTTCCAAGGTGGAAGGTGTCACGTTGAACTCTTTCATGTTTGAACGGGCCATTACCCATTTGGGAGCAATTGAATTGCTAGGAGAACGTTTTTCTTCTTCGAGAAAAAAGAATAAGCCCTCATTGTCAACAAGATCAAGCTGTATGCATTGCGAGCTGCACTGGCAACAACAGGAAGTACGTTGTTGGCAGCTTTCTCTGATTGCACAAAGATCCCTCTGATAACAAGCCACTGGTCATCATACTTGGAATTCCAACTTTTGCAACCTAATTGTTTGTTTATCCATCTTTTCAACTTTTCATCATGGCCTTACAGAACATTGGTGCTGCAAACAGTGATGATGCCTTCTATAGGTATAAGATGCCCAAAATGATTACAAAAATCGAGGGTAGAGGGAATGGCATCAAGACAAATATTGTCAATATGGTTGACATTGCCAAGGCATTGGCAAGGCCAGCCTCTTACACAACCAAGTACTTTGGGTGTGAACTTGGAGCCCAGTCAAAGTTTGATGAGAAATCTGGTACTTCTCATGTTAATGGGGCGCACGACACTGCAAAACTTGCTGGCCTTCTTGAGAACTTCATCAAGAAATTTGTTCAATGTTATGGTTGTGGAAACCCCGAAACGGAGATATTGATTACCAAGAGCCAAATGATCCAGCTGAAATGTGCTGCCTGTGGTTTTGTGTCGGATGTGGATATGAGGGACAAGCTGACTACGTTTATTCTGAAGAACCCTCCGGAAACAAAGAAAGGATCCAAAGACAAGAAGGCCATGAGAAGAGCTGAGAAGGAGAGATTGAAGGAAGGTGAGATGGCTGATGAGGagcagaagaaaataaaaaaggaggTTAAGAAGAAAGGCTCATCTACTGTGAAGGATGGCTCTACAAAGCCATCCACTAAGAAGAAAGCTAGTGCCTCCGACGATGACCATATATCTCCTACTCACAGTCAAGTGGATGAGAAAGAAGATGCTTCTCAGGAAGATGATGATGACATCCAATGGCAAACAGATACATCACTAGAGGCTGCTCGCCAACGCATTCAAGAACAGCTAAGTGCTGTAACAGCTGATATGGTCATGCTCTCCACAAATGAGCCGGAGAAGAATGGAAAAACAGCAACCAAGGCAAGCAATGGTTCTCAAAATGGTGACTCAACTAACTACAGTACACTTGTTGAACTGAAGGCAATGCTGAATAAAGGTGTTGGGGCAAAGGATTTGCAGTCTCATCTGGCAGCACTTCCTGCATCTGCTCAAGACAAGACAAATGCTCTATTTGAGGCCTTATTTGAGGGCATCGAGAAAGGATTTGGAAAAGAAGTGATCAAGAAGAAGAGTTACCTTGCCGCTGCAGTCTCTATGGAGGAAGGATCACAGTTACTGTTGCTTGGTGCAATTGAGGCTTTCTGTATGAAGTCTACTTCCAGTGCTCTGAAGGAAGTTGCCCTTATTTTGAAGGCTCTGTATGATGCTGATGTACTGGAGGAAGAGAACGTATTGCAGTGGTATCAAGTTGGGACGAAGGGCATTAACAAGGACTCTAAGATATGGAAGAATGCCAAACCTTTCATTGATTGGCTTCAAAGTGCGGAATCAGAGTCAGAGGAAGATTGACATGC carries:
- the LOC107644567 gene encoding eukaryotic translation initiation factor 5 — protein: MALQNIGAANSDDAFYRYKMPKMITKIEGRGNGIKTNIVNMVDIAKALARPASYTTKYFGCELGAQSKFDEKSGTSHVNGAHDTAKLAGLLENFIKKFVQCYGCGNPETEILITKSQMIQLKCAACGFVSDVDMRDKLTTFILKNPPETKKGSKDKKAMRRAEKERLKEGEMADEEQKKIKKEVKKKGSSTVKDGSTKPSTKKKASASDDDHISPTHSQVDEKEDASQEDDDDIQWQTDTSLEAARQRIQEQLSAVTADMVMLSTNEPEKNGKTATKASNGSQNGDSTNYSTLVELKAMLNKGVGAKDLQSHLAALPASAQDKTNALFEALFEGIEKGFGKEVIKKKSYLAAAVSMEEGSQLLLLGAIEAFCMKSTSSALKEVALILKALYDADVLEEENVLQWYQVGTKGINKDSKIWKNAKPFIDWLQSAESESEED
- the LOC107641389 gene encoding LOW QUALITY PROTEIN: uncharacterized protein LOC107641389 (The sequence of the model RefSeq protein was modified relative to this genomic sequence to represent the inferred CDS: substituted 1 base at 1 genomic stop codon) — encoded protein: MFRRLCCLQSTTTPSLSFSSNKKPLVLLGAPQVSAIVLDALLNASSSPHSSFQVAAIVTQPAARRDRGKKLMPSPLASYALXXXXXXXXXXLLRFFFQNNXALFITLIQDAFLSNLKALQPELCVTAAYGNILPTKFLDIPALGTVNIHPSLLPLYRGAAPVQRALQDGVKETGVSLAFTVRELDAGPIIASETVEVDDQIKAPNLLELLFYKGSELLIRELPSIFDGSASVNAQPQDHSKATLAPKISQDESWLVFDQEASVLHNKVRAFSGWPGTRAKVQVVEKNGEQKTLDMKIITTRVRSHESVPSNEADDIAFVEGALVFPCGKGTNLEVLELQLPGKKVVTAAAFWNGLRGQKLKKL